The following are encoded together in the Vibrio zhugei genome:
- a CDS encoding YtfJ family protein codes for MFTWLGNASLLARAGLLASLILLSCAAQAQMVSVQHRIPLVSVTDKGAITLQQQQGVFSPWSSHILLGKVRIIELVPGKAEARILNPHLLHAIARADFDSTQYQTTAIINASDAFWGTGMFVKSSAIALKKQYPWMSIIYDEDGQVAQHWQLAHHQPATLVVDKQGVVRYLKHGTLSYHNINVLIHIVAQLLQR; via the coding sequence GTGTTTACTTGGCTTGGCAACGCTTCACTTCTTGCACGCGCCGGACTCCTCGCAAGTCTGATTCTCTTATCATGTGCTGCGCAAGCGCAGATGGTCTCCGTTCAACATCGCATTCCTCTCGTCTCGGTCACGGACAAAGGCGCCATTACTCTGCAACAACAGCAGGGCGTATTTTCTCCCTGGTCCAGTCATATCTTACTTGGCAAAGTCCGTATTATTGAATTGGTTCCCGGCAAAGCGGAGGCTCGCATCTTGAATCCGCATCTTTTGCATGCGATCGCTCGAGCAGACTTTGATAGCACGCAGTATCAAACCACCGCAATTATCAATGCCAGTGATGCGTTTTGGGGAACAGGAATGTTTGTGAAATCGTCCGCGATAGCACTGAAAAAACAATACCCGTGGATGAGCATTATCTATGATGAAGATGGGCAAGTTGCGCAGCATTGGCAGCTGGCGCATCATCAACCCGCAACTCTGGTCGTCGACAAACAGGGGGTCGTCAGATACCTCAAACATGGAACGCTAAGCTATCACAACATCAATGTGCTCATACATATCGTCGCACAGTTGCTGCAGCGCTAG
- a CDS encoding TIGR03899 family protein codes for MSTNKQPAVINHVIPMSDDTASSHEKKHSKSKDSASRIAYIARQQGLDALLADTKPDTTLLQRALSREQQRKEVRQRNLEKIMKLAFGACHNEIAGDPDQDWLHRFFDMAQDIHNSSMQRLWAQVLKREVTNPGFTSMKALKVLQDMTPKEAQTMQRAAALACSYGSDPSLKLLFGLKMQNGSIFRFGKRSMTATINIGNFHLPYSSLLVLIELGLLHGSELESGEIEQEPPLTLDYQGKHLSLQTNARGVRLLYYRFTPTGHELCRLLGNKPNMTYYDQLIALLGQRFTVQTDATSSMHHTV; via the coding sequence ATGTCTACGAACAAACAGCCTGCAGTCATTAATCATGTCATTCCTATGAGTGATGACACAGCATCGTCACATGAAAAGAAGCACTCAAAGAGTAAAGACAGTGCCAGCCGGATTGCCTATATCGCACGGCAACAAGGATTAGATGCATTACTTGCAGACACCAAACCAGACACAACCCTATTGCAACGAGCCCTTTCACGTGAACAGCAACGTAAAGAGGTGCGCCAACGTAATTTAGAAAAAATCATGAAGCTGGCGTTTGGCGCTTGCCATAATGAAATTGCAGGGGATCCCGATCAAGACTGGTTGCATCGCTTTTTTGATATGGCACAGGATATACACAATTCATCAATGCAGCGCTTATGGGCTCAAGTACTCAAAAGGGAAGTCACAAACCCAGGTTTTACATCCATGAAAGCACTCAAAGTGCTGCAAGATATGACCCCGAAAGAAGCGCAAACCATGCAGCGTGCTGCTGCTTTGGCGTGCAGCTATGGGAGTGACCCTAGTTTAAAACTATTGTTTGGATTGAAGATGCAAAACGGCAGTATATTCCGTTTTGGCAAACGCAGTATGACCGCGACCATTAACATTGGTAACTTCCATCTGCCCTACTCCAGTTTATTGGTATTAATTGAATTGGGCTTGTTACATGGCTCCGAACTCGAGTCAGGGGAAATAGAACAAGAGCCGCCTTTAACATTGGATTATCAAGGCAAGCATTTATCCTTACAAACCAATGCCCGTGGAGTGCGATTGTTATACTATCGCTTTACCCCCACAGGGCATGAATTGTGTCGTCTATTGGGAAACAAACCCAATATGACCTACTACGACCAACTGATCGCGTTACTTGGTCAGCGGTTTACGGTGCAAACCGACGCGACAAGCAGTATGCATCATACGGTGTAA
- the cysC gene encoding adenylyl-sulfate kinase: MSEQETIVWHQHTVTKASRAALKQQKPAVLWFTGLSGAGKSTIAGALEGKLAELGYHTYLLDGDNVRHGLCRDLGFSQQDRRENIRRIGELAALMVDAGLIVLTAFISPHRSERDLVRHMLPEGEFIEVFVNTDLAVCEARDPKGLYQRARRGEITQFTGIDSVYEAPLNPDIDLPAGEETLDQLVQRCLEALHQRGIVATS, translated from the coding sequence GTGAGCGAACAAGAGACGATTGTATGGCATCAGCATACGGTCACCAAAGCCTCCCGAGCGGCACTGAAACAGCAAAAGCCTGCCGTTCTATGGTTTACGGGGTTATCTGGCGCTGGTAAGTCCACCATTGCCGGAGCGCTAGAAGGGAAACTGGCAGAACTGGGTTATCATACCTATTTATTAGATGGGGATAATGTGCGTCACGGCTTATGCCGTGACTTGGGTTTCTCGCAACAGGATCGCCGAGAAAATATTCGTCGTATTGGTGAGCTGGCGGCCTTGATGGTGGATGCGGGGTTGATTGTACTCACCGCGTTCATATCTCCGCATCGTAGCGAGCGAGACTTGGTGCGACACATGCTTCCTGAAGGCGAATTTATCGAAGTGTTCGTGAATACGGATTTAGCGGTGTGCGAAGCGCGCGATCCGAAGGGGCTCTATCAACGTGCTCGCCGTGGTGAAATCACGCAATTTACAGGGATTGATTCCGTTTACGAAGCGCCGCTCAATCCGGACATTGATTTGCCTGCTGGTGAAGAAACGTTGGACCAGTTGGTGCAACGTTGCTTAGAGGCATTACACCAGCGGGGGATTGTCGCCACATCCTAG
- the cysN gene encoding sulfate adenylyltransferase subunit CysN, producing MNSVVQAQLDELGIEGYLHQHQHKSLLRLLTCGSVDDGKSTLIGRLLHDSQQIYEDQLAAVHTDSQKVGTTGDRPDLALLVDGLQAEREQGITIDVAYRYFSTKKRKFIIADTPGHEQYTRNMATGGSTCDLAVILIDARKGVLDQTRRHSFIANLLGIKHFVVAINKMDLVDYSELSFQQIKQQYLSFSKHLDDDIHITLVPLSALEGDNVVDASQNMPWYQGPALLDILENSEIDALKGSGEFRFPVQYVNRPHLDFRGFAGTVAAGQIQVGDTIVAHPSGKSSTVERIVTFDGDLERAQAGQAITLTLTDEIDISRGDLITKEGAHIAHTSQFLADVVWMGEASLDPLRDYDIKIAEKKTIGRVENIRYQYDINNLDTFHTEQLPLNGIGMCEWSLTSKLPIDHYRACADTGGFIIIDRLTNVTVGAGLIREALESRQSTQEFSAFELELNELMRRHFPHWEIKDLRKLLE from the coding sequence ATGAACAGCGTAGTACAAGCTCAACTCGACGAGCTAGGCATTGAAGGGTATTTACATCAGCATCAGCATAAATCTTTGCTTCGGTTATTAACCTGCGGCTCGGTGGATGATGGTAAAAGTACATTAATCGGACGTTTACTGCATGACTCTCAACAAATTTACGAAGATCAATTAGCGGCTGTTCATACTGACAGCCAGAAAGTGGGAACAACAGGGGACCGCCCAGATCTCGCATTGCTTGTCGACGGTTTACAAGCCGAACGTGAACAAGGCATCACGATCGACGTTGCGTATCGGTATTTTTCGACCAAAAAACGTAAGTTTATTATTGCCGACACGCCAGGACATGAACAGTACACACGGAATATGGCCACGGGGGGCTCCACTTGTGATTTGGCTGTCATCTTGATTGATGCACGTAAAGGCGTTTTGGATCAGACTCGCCGTCATTCCTTTATCGCCAATTTATTGGGCATCAAACATTTTGTTGTGGCCATCAATAAAATGGATTTGGTCGATTACTCTGAACTGAGTTTCCAACAAATCAAACAGCAGTACTTATCGTTCTCGAAACATCTCGATGATGATATTCATATCACGCTGGTCCCGTTATCGGCCCTTGAAGGGGATAATGTGGTGGATGCCAGTCAAAATATGCCTTGGTATCAAGGTCCGGCTTTATTAGATATTTTGGAAAACTCGGAGATTGATGCGCTCAAAGGCAGCGGTGAGTTTCGTTTTCCGGTGCAATACGTGAACCGTCCGCATCTTGATTTTCGCGGATTCGCTGGCACCGTGGCGGCAGGCCAAATTCAAGTGGGTGATACCATCGTCGCGCACCCGTCGGGTAAGTCGTCTACGGTTGAACGCATTGTCACGTTTGATGGTGATTTAGAACGAGCCCAAGCAGGACAAGCGATTACGCTGACACTCACCGATGAAATTGATATCAGTCGTGGTGATTTGATCACAAAAGAGGGCGCCCATATTGCACATACCAGTCAGTTTCTGGCGGATGTCGTGTGGATGGGAGAAGCTTCGTTGGATCCGCTACGCGATTACGATATTAAGATCGCAGAGAAGAAAACCATCGGTCGGGTCGAGAATATTCGTTATCAATACGATATCAATAACTTAGATACCTTTCATACCGAGCAATTACCTCTCAATGGTATTGGTATGTGTGAGTGGTCACTTACCAGCAAGCTTCCGATTGACCACTATCGAGCGTGCGCTGATACCGGCGGGTTCATCATTATTGACCGCCTGACCAATGTCACTGTCGGAGCGGGGTTGATTAGAGAAGCCCTAGAAAGCCGCCAGTCAACTCAGGAGTTTAGTGCTTTTGAGTTAGAATTAAACGAACTCATGCGTCGTCATTTCCCTCATTGGGAAATCAAAGATTTACGCAAGTTGCTCGAATAA
- the cysD gene encoding sulfate adenylyltransferase subunit CysD encodes MDQQRLTHLQQLEAESIHIIREVAAEFSNPVMMYSIGKDSSVMLHLARKAFYPGKIPFPLLHVDTNWKFQEMIRFRDDTAKKYDLDLIVHKNPEGLAMGISPFEHGSSKHTDIMKTQGLKQALNQHGFDAAFGGARRDEEKSRAKERVYSFRDRHHGWDPKNQRPELWHTYNGQVDKGESIRVFPLSNWTELDIWQYIYLENIDIVPLYFAQERPVVERDGMLIMKDDDRMQLREGETLEYRKVRFRTLGCYPLTGAIESQAQTLPDIIEEMLVTTSSERQGRAIDHDQSGSMEMKKRQGYF; translated from the coding sequence ATGGACCAACAACGCTTAACTCATTTACAACAGCTTGAAGCCGAAAGCATTCACATCATTCGGGAGGTAGCTGCAGAATTTTCCAATCCCGTCATGATGTATTCGATTGGTAAGGACTCTTCTGTCATGTTGCATCTTGCACGCAAAGCTTTCTACCCAGGAAAAATTCCATTCCCACTGTTGCATGTGGATACGAATTGGAAGTTTCAGGAGATGATTCGCTTTCGTGATGACACGGCGAAAAAGTACGACCTTGATTTAATCGTACATAAAAACCCAGAAGGATTGGCGATGGGGATCAGTCCTTTTGAGCATGGTTCTTCCAAACATACCGACATAATGAAGACTCAAGGGTTGAAACAAGCCCTAAATCAACACGGATTTGATGCTGCTTTCGGTGGCGCAAGAAGGGATGAAGAAAAATCTCGTGCCAAGGAACGGGTGTATTCATTTCGAGATCGTCATCATGGATGGGATCCTAAAAATCAGCGTCCTGAATTGTGGCATACCTATAACGGTCAAGTGGATAAAGGCGAAAGTATTCGTGTCTTTCCATTGTCAAACTGGACGGAATTGGATATCTGGCAATACATTTATTTAGAAAATATCGATATTGTTCCTTTGTATTTCGCACAAGAAAGGCCCGTAGTTGAGCGTGATGGCATGTTAATCATGAAAGATGATGACCGAATGCAATTACGCGAGGGGGAAACACTCGAGTATCGAAAAGTGCGTTTTCGTACACTGGGTTGTTATCCACTGACTGGGGCGATTGAATCACAAGCGCAGACACTGCCAGACATTATTGAAGAAATGTTAGTGACGACATCGAGTGAACGACAGGGACGAGCGATCGACCATGATCAGTCAGGATCGATGGAAATGAAAAAACGTCAAGGGTACTTTTAG
- the cobA gene encoding uroporphyrinogen-III C-methyltransferase — MADVIDVAKLADRREKAQAYQGTDKNIQHVFANMTSSTLLPGQVALVGAGPGDPELLTMKALSFLLQADVVLFDYLVSEDIMALVPDDTICVCVGKRAGHHSVPQEKTNQLLVDFAKQGHRVVRIKGGDPFMFGRGGEELEVLFQAGVSFQVIPGITAAAGATAYAGIPLTHRDYAQSALFVTGHCKSGGAVQDWQTLARAHQTLVIYMGLMNAQTIRDQLMAHGRSGTTPIAIIERGTQASQRVNVSTLDQLPVIASSAQSPALIVVGEVVELADKLQWFTSQSQHSQHYRTA, encoded by the coding sequence ATGGCTGATGTAATCGATGTGGCAAAATTGGCTGACCGACGAGAGAAAGCTCAGGCTTATCAAGGAACGGATAAAAACATTCAGCATGTTTTTGCCAATATGACCTCTTCGACGCTGCTACCAGGGCAAGTGGCATTGGTTGGCGCTGGACCCGGCGATCCTGAGTTACTGACCATGAAAGCGTTGAGTTTTTTGTTGCAAGCGGATGTGGTGTTGTTCGATTACCTTGTGTCTGAAGACATTATGGCATTAGTGCCGGATGACACCATCTGTGTTTGTGTTGGTAAACGTGCTGGGCATCACAGTGTGCCACAGGAAAAAACCAATCAGTTACTGGTTGATTTTGCCAAGCAAGGTCATCGGGTCGTGCGCATCAAAGGCGGGGATCCCTTTATGTTTGGGCGAGGGGGTGAAGAGCTGGAAGTGCTTTTTCAAGCGGGCGTGTCTTTCCAAGTCATTCCCGGAATTACCGCGGCCGCCGGAGCTACCGCATATGCGGGCATCCCTCTGACCCATCGCGATTACGCTCAATCGGCATTATTTGTGACTGGCCACTGCAAATCCGGTGGCGCTGTACAGGACTGGCAGACATTAGCTCGTGCGCACCAGACATTAGTTATCTATATGGGCTTAATGAATGCCCAGACAATCCGCGATCAGTTAATGGCACACGGTCGCAGTGGAACCACACCTATCGCCATTATCGAACGTGGCACGCAAGCCTCACAACGAGTCAATGTGAGCACGCTAGATCAACTGCCTGTTATCGCCTCTTCTGCTCAGTCTCCGGCTTTAATCGTCGTCGGGGAGGTGGTCGAACTGGCCGATAAACTGCAATGGTTTACTTCTCAATCTCAACATTCCCAACATTATCGTACAGCATAG
- a CDS encoding GNAT family N-acetyltransferase, protein MDIQWLCVDFTQLSTDQLYDVLKLRVDVFVVEQECAYNELDNKDRMQGVKHLLGYVGDELVAYARLLPPGSSFANSSSIGRVLIKPVVRKKGVGDQLMKMAIQYNQHFWLGKTISIEAQAHLERFYQNHGFVTQSAPFDLDGIAHIEMLLA, encoded by the coding sequence ATGGATATCCAATGGTTATGCGTAGACTTTACTCAGCTTTCTACCGATCAGTTATACGATGTGCTGAAACTCAGGGTAGACGTCTTTGTTGTCGAGCAAGAATGTGCTTATAACGAATTAGACAATAAAGATCGCATGCAAGGGGTCAAACATTTGCTCGGGTATGTAGGGGATGAACTGGTCGCTTATGCGCGATTGCTCCCACCGGGAAGCAGCTTTGCGAACTCAAGCAGTATTGGACGGGTATTAATTAAGCCAGTAGTCAGGAAGAAAGGCGTTGGCGATCAATTAATGAAGATGGCGATTCAATATAATCAGCATTTTTGGTTGGGGAAAACCATCAGTATCGAGGCGCAAGCTCACCTTGAGCGCTTTTATCAAAACCACGGTTTTGTTACGCAGTCTGCCCCCTTTGACCTCGATGGTATTGCTCATATCGAGATGCTACTTGCATAG
- a CDS encoding LysM-like peptidoglycan-binding domain-containing protein — MNRRRRKKSKPDNDFLQSCQQRLASINWSGVPSRAQHEWQAMPSKHRLWLKILTPVVIIVALVPLPQQTQQPEQAQSVSVNVNSVGLSRQVGDDHRAPQAPKVWHQYIVKQGDTLAAVFRENDLSLADLHALVSVEGADKPLSRIQKGQIIRYKLTNNQKLDILQVEKSDQSVMFFRMADGSFGRSD, encoded by the coding sequence ATGAATCGCCGCAGACGCAAAAAAAGTAAACCTGACAATGATTTTTTACAGAGCTGTCAGCAACGGTTGGCCAGTATTAATTGGTCAGGCGTACCTTCTCGTGCTCAGCATGAGTGGCAAGCGATGCCAAGCAAGCATCGTTTATGGCTAAAGATCTTAACGCCAGTCGTTATTATTGTGGCGCTAGTGCCATTACCGCAACAGACACAGCAGCCTGAGCAGGCTCAATCTGTTAGTGTGAATGTCAATAGTGTGGGATTGAGCCGACAAGTCGGTGATGATCATCGCGCCCCACAAGCTCCGAAAGTTTGGCACCAGTATATCGTGAAGCAAGGGGATACCTTAGCAGCGGTGTTTCGTGAGAATGATCTTTCATTAGCCGACTTACATGCACTCGTGTCGGTTGAAGGTGCGGATAAACCACTAAGCCGCATCCAAAAAGGTCAGATTATTCGTTATAAACTGACCAATAATCAGAAGCTTGATATTCTCCAAGTAGAGAAAAGTGATCAATCGGTTATGTTTTTTCGTATGGCCGATGGGTCATTCGGACGTAGTGACTAG
- a CDS encoding FKBP-type peptidyl-prolyl cis-trans isomerase, protein MSEVTFETLEKKASYGIGIQMGQQLAGSGLEGLNVDAIAAGIATALKGEEPAVAIDEINQALQAIHQRAEEARQELAKAAAAEGEAFLKDNALRPEVTVTDSGLQYEIIAEGAGDVPTSDKTVRVHYHGQLTDGTVFDSSVQRGEPVEFPVTGVIQGWVEALQMMPAGSKWKLYVPQDLAYGERGAGAAIPPYAALVFEVELLDIL, encoded by the coding sequence ATGTCTGAAGTAACATTCGAAACATTAGAGAAAAAAGCCAGCTACGGCATTGGTATTCAAATGGGCCAACAACTTGCGGGTAGTGGTTTAGAAGGCCTAAACGTCGATGCAATCGCAGCTGGTATCGCAACTGCACTCAAAGGTGAAGAACCAGCGGTTGCTATCGATGAAATCAACCAAGCACTGCAAGCCATTCATCAACGTGCTGAAGAAGCTCGTCAAGAGTTAGCAAAAGCGGCGGCAGCGGAAGGCGAAGCATTTCTAAAAGACAATGCACTACGCCCTGAAGTGACGGTAACGGACTCTGGCCTACAATACGAAATCATCGCCGAAGGTGCGGGTGACGTTCCAACTTCAGATAAAACAGTTCGTGTTCACTATCATGGTCAATTGACTGATGGCACGGTATTCGACAGCTCAGTACAACGTGGCGAACCAGTTGAGTTCCCAGTAACAGGTGTGATTCAAGGTTGGGTTGAAGCCCTACAAATGATGCCTGCTGGCTCTAAATGGAAACTGTATGTGCCACAAGACTTGGCCTACGGTGAACGCGGTGCTGGTGCAGCGATCCCTCCTTACGCAGCATTGGTATTTGAAGTAGAACTTCTCGATATCCTGTAA
- a CDS encoding DUF2780 domain-containing protein, producing the protein MMKRSLVSVLAISATLISAPSHAFLNFGNSDDSITKTLNGALNQVKATSQLTSNISQQLDVKPKQAAGGAGALLALAQNKLGMQNKQELNQLVPGIDKLTNLNLGGSSKLGSNINSLSQVNAIFTKLGLDPAMISQFVPIVLQYLTQHNASNSLIDSLSGLWGSNS; encoded by the coding sequence ATGATGAAACGCTCCCTAGTTAGCGTACTGGCGATCAGTGCCACGCTCATCAGCGCTCCAAGCCACGCATTTCTCAACTTTGGTAACAGTGATGACAGCATCACAAAAACCTTAAATGGAGCATTAAACCAAGTGAAGGCAACCAGCCAGTTGACATCGAATATAAGCCAACAGTTGGATGTTAAGCCCAAGCAAGCCGCAGGCGGTGCTGGCGCATTACTCGCATTGGCACAAAACAAACTTGGCATGCAAAACAAACAGGAACTCAATCAACTGGTTCCAGGTATCGACAAGCTTACAAACTTAAATCTGGGTGGAAGCTCTAAATTAGGGTCAAACATCAATTCGCTCAGCCAAGTGAATGCCATTTTTACTAAGTTAGGATTGGATCCAGCGATGATCAGCCAGTTCGTTCCGATTGTGCTGCAGTATTTAACTCAGCACAATGCCAGCAATAGCTTAATTGATTCATTGAGTGGCTTATGGGGAAGCAATTCTTAA
- the rplQ gene encoding 50S ribosomal protein L17, whose amino-acid sequence MRHRKSGRQLNRNSSHRKAMFSNMASSLVRHEIIKTTVPKAKELRRVVEPLITLAKTDSVANRRLAFARTRDNEVVAKLFNELGPRFAARQGGYTRILKCGFRAGDKAPMAYIELVERSAAEEAAE is encoded by the coding sequence ATGCGCCATCGTAAGAGTGGTCGTCAACTCAACCGCAACAGCAGTCATCGCAAAGCGATGTTCAGCAATATGGCTAGCTCTCTAGTACGTCATGAAATTATCAAGACTACAGTGCCAAAAGCTAAAGAGCTACGTCGCGTCGTTGAGCCTTTGATTACACTAGCTAAGACTGACAGCGTTGCAAACCGTCGTCTAGCATTTGCTCGTACTCGTGATAACGAAGTTGTAGCAAAACTATTTAACGAACTAGGTCCACGTTTCGCTGCACGTCAAGGCGGCTACACTCGTATTCTTAAGTGTGGTTTCCGTGCTGGTGATAAAGCTCCAATGGCTTACATTGAGCTTGTAGAACGTTCAGCAGCTGAAGAAGCCGCTGAATAA
- a CDS encoding DNA-directed RNA polymerase subunit alpha produces the protein MQGSVTEFLKPRLVDIEQINETHAKVTLEPLERGFGHTLGNALRRILLSSMPGCAVTEVEIEGVLHEYSTKEGVQEDILEILLNLKGLAVRVADGKDEVFITLNKSGSGPVVAGDITHDGDVEIVNPEHVICHLTDDNAEIAMRIKVQRGRGYVPASARIHTDEDERPIGRLLVDATYSPVDKIAYSVAAARVEQRTDLDKLVIDMETNGTLEPEEAIRRAATILAEQLDAFVDLRDVRVPEEKEEKPEFDPILLRPVDDLELTVRSANCLKAEAIHYIGDLVQRTEVELLKTPNLGKKSLTEIKDVLASRGLSLGMRLENWPPASIAED, from the coding sequence ATGCAGGGTTCTGTAACAGAATTTCTTAAGCCACGTCTAGTTGACATCGAACAGATCAATGAGACACACGCAAAAGTAACTCTTGAGCCGTTAGAGCGTGGTTTTGGCCACACTCTGGGTAATGCACTTCGCCGTATTCTTCTATCTTCTATGCCTGGCTGTGCAGTCACGGAAGTAGAGATTGAAGGCGTACTTCACGAATACAGCACCAAAGAAGGTGTTCAAGAAGATATCTTAGAGATTCTTCTTAACCTGAAAGGTTTAGCTGTTCGCGTTGCTGACGGTAAAGATGAAGTGTTCATTACACTGAACAAATCAGGCTCGGGCCCTGTGGTTGCAGGTGACATCACCCATGATGGTGATGTAGAGATCGTAAATCCTGAGCACGTTATTTGTCATCTTACCGATGATAACGCTGAGATCGCTATGCGTATCAAAGTTCAACGTGGTCGTGGTTACGTTCCAGCTTCAGCCCGTATCCATACTGATGAAGATGAGCGTCCAATCGGTCGTTTGCTTGTTGATGCAACCTATAGCCCAGTAGACAAAATTGCCTACTCAGTGGCTGCAGCGCGTGTTGAACAGCGTACAGACTTGGACAAACTTGTTATCGATATGGAAACTAACGGGACTCTAGAACCTGAGGAAGCTATCCGTCGTGCAGCAACAATTCTTGCTGAACAATTGGATGCGTTCGTAGATCTTCGTGATGTACGTGTTCCAGAGGAAAAAGAAGAGAAGCCGGAATTCGATCCTATCCTACTCCGTCCTGTAGACGATCTTGAACTAACAGTTCGCTCTGCTAACTGTCTAAAAGCAGAAGCGATTCACTACATCGGTGATCTTGTGCAACGTACCGAAGTTGAGCTTCTGAAAACGCCGAACTTGGGTAAAAAATCTCTTACAGAGATTAAAGACGTTCTTGCATCACGCGGGCTTTCTCTTGGCATGCGCCTAGAGAATTGGCCACCAGCGTCGATTGCAGAAGATTAA
- the rpsD gene encoding 30S ribosomal protein S4 has protein sequence MARYLGPKLKLSRREGTDLFLKSGVRAIDTKCKIDNAPGVHGARRGRLSEYGVQLREKQKVRRMYGVLEKQFRNYYKEAARLKGNTGENLLQLLEGRLDNVVYRMGFGATRAEARQLVSHKAILVNGKVVNVPSFKVAATDVVAIREKAQKQSRITAALEVAEQREKPTWIEVDASKMEGTFKRMPERSDLSADINEQLIVELYSK, from the coding sequence ATGGCAAGATATTTGGGTCCTAAGCTGAAGCTTAGTCGCCGCGAAGGTACCGACTTATTCCTTAAGTCAGGTGTTCGCGCGATTGATACCAAGTGTAAAATCGATAACGCCCCAGGTGTACACGGCGCACGTCGCGGTCGTCTATCTGAATATGGCGTTCAGCTTCGTGAGAAGCAGAAAGTACGTCGTATGTATGGCGTATTAGAAAAACAATTCCGTAACTACTACAAAGAAGCAGCTCGCCTTAAAGGTAACACTGGTGAGAACTTACTTCAGCTTCTAGAAGGTCGTCTAGATAACGTAGTTTACCGCATGGGCTTTGGTGCAACTCGCGCAGAAGCACGTCAGCTAGTTAGCCACAAAGCTATCCTAGTAAACGGTAAAGTTGTAAACGTTCCTTCTTTCAAAGTTGCGGCAACCGACGTTGTTGCTATCCGTGAGAAAGCTCAAAAGCAATCTCGCATCACAGCGGCTCTAGAAGTTGCTGAACAACGCGAAAAACCAACTTGGATTGAAGTAGATGCTAGCAAGATGGAAGGAACATTCAAGCGTATGCCTGAGCGTTCTGATCTGTCAGCTGACATCAACGAACAATTGATCGTCGAGCTTTACTCTAAGTAA
- the rpsK gene encoding 30S ribosomal protein S11 produces the protein MAKQPSRARKRVRKQIADGIAHIHASFNNTIVTISDRQGNALAWATAGGSGFRGSRKSTPFAAQVAAERCAEMAKEYGLKNLEVMVKGPGPGRESTVRALNAAGFRITNIVDATPIPHNGCRPPKKRRV, from the coding sequence ATGGCAAAACAACCAAGTCGCGCACGTAAGCGCGTCCGCAAGCAAATTGCAGATGGTATAGCGCATATCCACGCATCTTTCAACAACACAATCGTGACCATTTCTGACCGTCAAGGTAACGCTCTAGCATGGGCTACTGCAGGTGGTTCAGGTTTCCGTGGTTCTCGTAAATCTACACCGTTCGCAGCACAAGTTGCAGCAGAACGTTGTGCAGAGATGGCTAAAGAATATGGCCTAAAGAACTTGGAAGTTATGGTTAAGGGTCCTGGTCCAGGTCGTGAATCTACTGTTCGCGCACTGAATGCCGCTGGTTTCCGTATCACAAACATCGTTGATGCGACACCAATCCCTCATAACGGTTGTCGTCCACCTAAGAAACGTCGCGTATAA
- the rpsM gene encoding 30S ribosomal protein S13, whose protein sequence is MARIAGINIPDQKHAVIALTSIYGVGKTRSKSILAEVGIAENVKISELTEEQINLLRDGVAKYTVEGDLRREVSMNIKRLMDLGCYRGLRHRRSLPLRGQRTKTNARTRKGPSKPIKK, encoded by the coding sequence GTGGCCCGTATAGCAGGCATTAACATTCCTGATCAAAAACATGCTGTGATTGCTTTAACATCAATCTACGGCGTTGGTAAAACTCGTTCTAAGTCTATTTTGGCTGAAGTGGGTATTGCTGAGAATGTTAAGATCAGTGAACTAACTGAAGAGCAGATCAATCTACTGCGTGATGGTGTAGCTAAGTACACTGTAGAAGGTGATCTACGTCGTGAAGTTTCCATGAACATCAAGCGTCTTATGGACCTTGGCTGTTACCGTGGTCTTCGTCATCGTCGCAGTCTACCACTACGTGGACAGCGTACTAAAACCAACGCACGTACCCGTAAGGGTCCGAGCAAGCCGATCAAGAAATAG